A window from Heterodontus francisci isolate sHetFra1 chromosome 4, sHetFra1.hap1, whole genome shotgun sequence encodes these proteins:
- the LOC137368607 gene encoding LOW QUALITY PROTEIN: tubulin alpha chain-like (The sequence of the model RefSeq protein was modified relative to this genomic sequence to represent the inferred CDS: inserted 1 base in 1 codon) — MINPYPEAVPPCSRFPSQEKQLGVESPGYVNLNRLIGQIVSSITSSLRFDGALNVDLAEFQTNLVPYPRIHXPLVTYAPVISAERAYHEQLSVAEITNSCFEPGNQMVKCDPRRGKYMACCLLYRGDVLPKDVNAAIATIKTRRTIHFVDWCPTGFKVGINYQPPTVVPGGDLAKVQRAVCMLSNTTAITEAWARLDHKFDLMYAKRAFVHWYVGEFSEAREDRAALEKDYEEVGADTAADEDEEEI; from the exons atgatcaacccttatcctgaggctgtgcccccatgttctagattccccagccaggagaaacaactggGCGTTGAGAGTCCAGGCTACGTCAATCTGAACAGGCTGATTGGCCAAATTGTGTCGTCAATCACATCATCTCTCCGTTTTGATGGAGCACTGAATGTAGACTTGGCAGAATTCCAAACAAACTTGGTGCCGTATCCTCGTATCC TCCCTCTGGTGACATACgctcctgtgatctcagctgagAGAGCTTACCACGAGCAATTGTCAGTGGCCGAGATCACCAACTCTTGCTTTGAGCCAGGCAATCAGATGGTCAAGTGTGACCCTCGCCGTGGCAAGTACATGGCTTGTTGCTTACTGTATCGGGGTGACGTGTTGCCAAAAGATGTCAATGCTGCCATTGCAACCATCAAGACCAGGCGTACCATTCATTTTGTTGACTGGTGCCCAACTGGTTTTAAGGTTGGCATCAACTACCAGCCTCCCACTGTGGTGCCAGGTGGGGACCTGGCCAAGGTGCAGCGTGCTGTGTGTATGTTGAGCAACACTACAGCCATCACTGAAGCCTGGGCTCGCCTCGATCACAAGTTTGATCTGATGTACGCCAAACGTGCCTTTGTGCATTGGTATGTGGGTGAGTTCTCGGAGGCCCGTGAAGACAGGGCAGCCTTGGAGAAAGATTATGAAGAGGTTGGTGCAGATACtgctgcagatgaagatgaagaggaaatTTGA